From the Streptomyces nigrescens genome, one window contains:
- a CDS encoding NAD(P)/FAD-dependent oxidoreductase has translation MARAAMTPSAAHALADAEPTPFWLADPDRPAARPALVGDETCDLLVVGGGYSGLWTALIAKERDPEREVVLVEGAEIGWAASGRNGGFCAASLTHGLGNGLARWPGELATLEELGIRNLDAIEEAVARYDIDCAFERTGEIDIATEPHQIAELREFAEDAATIGLDRHTFLDEDELRAQVDSPTFRAGLWDRNGVAMLNPARLAWGLKQACLGLGVRIYERTPATGLASDGTGMAVRTPYGRVFARHVALGTNAFPSLVKRVRPYIVPVYDHALMTEPLSDEQLAAIGWKNRQGLSDSNNHFHYFRITADNRILWGGYDIVYRYGGGVRAEYDHHPATYEKLARHFFRCFPQLEGLRFTHTWGGAIDTCSRFSAFFGTAHAGRVAYATGYTGLGVGATRFGAEVMLDLLSGERTERTELEMVRSKPLPFPPEPLRWAGIGITQWSMTQADTRGGRRNLWLKAMDKVGLGFDS, from the coding sequence ATGGCACGAGCTGCCATGACCCCGTCCGCCGCGCATGCGCTCGCGGACGCCGAACCCACCCCCTTCTGGCTGGCCGACCCGGACCGGCCGGCCGCCCGGCCCGCCCTCGTCGGCGACGAGACCTGCGATCTGCTGGTCGTCGGCGGCGGTTACTCGGGCCTGTGGACCGCGCTGATCGCCAAGGAACGTGACCCCGAGCGCGAGGTCGTCCTCGTCGAGGGCGCCGAGATCGGCTGGGCGGCCTCCGGACGCAACGGCGGTTTCTGTGCCGCCTCCCTCACCCACGGCCTCGGCAACGGCCTGGCCCGCTGGCCCGGTGAACTCGCCACCCTCGAAGAGCTCGGCATCCGCAACCTCGACGCCATCGAGGAGGCCGTCGCCCGCTACGACATCGACTGCGCCTTCGAGCGCACCGGCGAGATCGACATCGCCACCGAGCCCCACCAGATCGCCGAACTCCGGGAGTTCGCAGAGGACGCCGCCACAATCGGCCTGGACCGGCACACCTTCCTCGACGAGGACGAGCTGCGCGCCCAGGTCGACTCGCCGACCTTCCGCGCCGGACTGTGGGACCGCAACGGCGTCGCCATGCTCAACCCGGCCCGGCTCGCCTGGGGCCTGAAGCAGGCCTGCCTCGGCCTCGGCGTCCGCATCTACGAGCGCACCCCGGCCACCGGTCTCGCCTCCGACGGCACGGGCATGGCCGTCCGCACGCCCTACGGCCGGGTCTTCGCCCGCCATGTCGCGCTCGGCACCAACGCCTTCCCGTCCCTGGTCAAGCGGGTCCGCCCGTACATCGTCCCGGTCTACGACCACGCGCTGATGACCGAGCCGCTCTCGGACGAACAGCTCGCCGCCATCGGCTGGAAGAACCGCCAGGGCCTGTCGGACTCGAACAACCACTTCCACTACTTCCGCATCACCGCCGACAACCGCATCCTGTGGGGCGGCTACGACATCGTCTACCGCTACGGCGGCGGTGTGCGGGCCGAGTACGACCACCACCCGGCCACGTACGAGAAGCTCGCCCGGCACTTCTTCCGCTGCTTCCCGCAGTTGGAGGGGCTGCGCTTCACCCACACCTGGGGCGGCGCGATCGACACCTGCTCGCGCTTCTCCGCGTTCTTCGGCACCGCGCACGCCGGCCGGGTCGCCTACGCCACCGGCTACACCGGCCTCGGCGTGGGGGCCACCCGCTTCGGCGCCGAGGTGATGCTCGACCTGCTCTCCGGCGAGCGCACCGAGCGTACGGAGCTGGAGATGGTCCGCAGCAAGCCGCTGCCGTTCCCGCCCGAGCCGCTGCGCTGGGCCGGCATCGGGATCACCCAGTGGTCGATGACCCAGGCCGACACCCGGGGCGGCCGCCGCAACCTGTGGCTGAAGGCCATGGACAAGGTGGGCCTGGGCTTCGACAGCTGA
- a CDS encoding ABC transporter permease, translating to MAVHGTTEATAVRTPNRGLRWLRRNIIAIAGLCTLGYLILPNIVVMVFSFNKPNGRFNYQWQRFSTDAWSDPCGVADLCGSLGLSLQIALWATVGATVLGTMIAFALARYRFRARSGVNTLIFLPMAMPEVVMAASLATLFLNMGIQFGFWTILIAHIMFCLSFVVTAVKARVMSMDPRLEQAAQDLYASPLQTFLRVTLPIAAPGIASGALLSFALSFDDFIITNFNAGSTVTFPMFVWGSAQRGTPVQINVIGTAMFLVAVLCVVVGQLAGARKRSKRS from the coding sequence ATGGCCGTCCACGGGACCACCGAAGCCACCGCCGTCCGCACCCCGAACCGGGGCCTGCGCTGGCTGCGCCGCAACATCATCGCGATCGCGGGCCTGTGCACGCTGGGCTATCTGATCCTGCCCAACATCGTCGTGATGGTCTTCTCCTTCAACAAGCCCAACGGCCGCTTCAACTACCAGTGGCAGCGCTTCTCCACGGACGCCTGGAGCGATCCGTGCGGCGTCGCCGACCTGTGCGGTTCGCTGGGCCTGAGCCTGCAGATCGCGTTGTGGGCCACCGTCGGCGCGACCGTCCTCGGCACCATGATCGCCTTCGCGCTGGCCCGCTACCGCTTCCGGGCCCGCTCCGGCGTCAACACCCTGATCTTCCTGCCGATGGCGATGCCCGAGGTCGTCATGGCCGCCTCGCTGGCGACCCTCTTCCTCAACATGGGCATCCAGTTCGGCTTCTGGACGATCCTCATCGCGCACATCATGTTCTGTCTGAGCTTCGTCGTCACCGCCGTCAAGGCACGGGTGATGAGCATGGACCCGCGTCTGGAACAGGCCGCCCAGGACCTCTACGCCTCCCCCCTCCAGACCTTCCTGCGGGTGACGTTGCCGATCGCCGCCCCCGGCATCGCGTCCGGCGCGCTGCTCTCCTTCGCCCTGTCCTTCGACGACTTCATCATCACCAACTTCAACGCGGGCTCCACCGTGACCTTCCCCATGTTCGTCTGGGGCTCGGCGCAGCGTGGCACGCCCGTTCAGATCAACGTCATCGGCACGGCGATGTTCCTGGTCGCCGTGTTGTGTGTAGTCGTCGGCCAGCTGGCCGGGGCCCGCAAAAGGAGCAAGAGGAGCTGA
- a CDS encoding ABC transporter permease produces the protein MTTTEKPAPPDGEAGAAPLEVRRTPARKRLVPYWLLLPGILWLIVFFAAPLVYQASTSIQTGSLEEGFKVTWHFATYWDALGEYWPQFLRSVGYAATATALCLLLGYPLAYLIAFKAGRWRNVVMILVIAPFFTSFLIRTLAWKTILADGGPVVGLLNSLHVLDVTSWLGLTEGQRVLATPLAVVCGLTYNFLPFMVLPLYTSLERIDPRLHEAAGDLYARPATTFRRVTFPLSMPGVVAGTLLTFIPAAGDYINAELLGSTDQKMIGNVIQSQFLRVLDYPTAAALSFILMAAILAMVTLYIRKSGTEDLV, from the coding sequence GTGACCACCACCGAGAAGCCCGCGCCACCGGACGGAGAGGCCGGGGCCGCGCCCCTGGAGGTGCGCAGGACCCCCGCCCGCAAACGGCTCGTCCCCTACTGGCTGCTGCTGCCCGGCATCCTGTGGCTGATCGTCTTCTTCGCCGCCCCGCTCGTCTACCAGGCGTCGACCTCGATCCAGACCGGCTCCCTCGAAGAGGGCTTCAAGGTCACCTGGCACTTCGCGACGTACTGGGACGCGCTCGGCGAATACTGGCCGCAGTTCCTCCGCTCCGTGGGCTACGCCGCCACCGCCACCGCGCTCTGTCTGCTCCTGGGTTACCCGCTGGCCTATCTCATCGCCTTCAAGGCAGGCCGCTGGCGCAATGTCGTGATGATCCTGGTCATCGCCCCGTTCTTCACCAGCTTCCTGATCCGTACGCTCGCCTGGAAGACGATCCTGGCGGACGGCGGGCCGGTCGTCGGCCTCCTGAACTCGCTGCACGTCCTGGACGTCACCAGCTGGCTGGGCCTCACCGAGGGACAGCGGGTGCTGGCCACCCCGCTCGCGGTGGTCTGCGGACTGACCTACAACTTCCTGCCGTTCATGGTGCTGCCGCTCTACACCTCGCTGGAGCGCATCGACCCGCGCCTCCACGAGGCCGCCGGGGACCTCTACGCCCGCCCGGCCACCACCTTCCGCCGGGTGACCTTCCCGCTGTCGATGCCCGGTGTCGTGGCCGGCACCCTGCTCACCTTCATCCCGGCCGCCGGTGACTACATCAACGCCGAACTGCTGGGCTCCACCGACCAGAAGATGATCGGCAACGTCATCCAGTCGCAGTTCCTGCGGGTCCTGGACTATCCGACCGCCGCCGCCCTCTCCTTCATCCTCATGGCGGCCATCCTCGCCATGGTCACGCTCTACATCCGCAAGTCGGGGACGGAGGATCTGGTCTGA
- a CDS encoding ABC transporter ATP-binding protein, translating to MTHTATPQSSGGDVRLHGISKTYGSFTAVHPLDLTVPAGSFFALLGASGCGKTTTLRMIAGLEEPTTGTVELSGQDVTVLPPYKRQVNTVFQNYALFPHLDIYENVAFGLRRRGIKSVKKQVEEMLDLVQLGPMARRKPQQLSGGQQQRVAVARALINHPQVLLLDEPLGALDLKLRRQMQLELKRIQTEVGITFVHVTHDQEEAMTMADTVAVMNGGRVEQLGAPADLYENPATTFVANFLGTSNLIEAEVVEAGGEELLLKAADATLRLPAARCSAAARKGEKVLAGVRPEKVSLTHADDAGSVADGRNRLPGRIKDASFIGVSTQYVVTVPGLGELAVYEQNVERDGRLVPGAETVLHWSPAHTFGLDAAQDIQAGADLDEEAA from the coding sequence ATGACCCACACCGCGACCCCCCAGAGCAGCGGCGGCGACGTCCGCCTCCACGGGATAAGCAAAACCTACGGCTCCTTCACCGCTGTCCATCCGCTCGACCTGACCGTCCCCGCGGGCTCTTTCTTCGCGCTCCTGGGCGCCTCGGGCTGCGGCAAGACGACCACTCTGCGCATGATCGCCGGGCTGGAGGAACCCACCACCGGCACCGTCGAGCTGTCCGGCCAGGACGTCACCGTCCTGCCGCCGTACAAGCGCCAGGTCAACACCGTCTTCCAGAACTACGCGCTCTTCCCGCACCTGGACATCTACGAGAACGTCGCCTTCGGTCTGCGCCGCCGCGGCATCAAGTCCGTCAAGAAGCAGGTCGAGGAGATGCTCGACCTGGTCCAGCTCGGCCCGATGGCGCGCCGCAAGCCGCAGCAGCTCTCCGGCGGCCAGCAGCAGCGCGTCGCGGTCGCCCGCGCGCTGATCAACCACCCCCAGGTGCTGCTGCTCGACGAGCCGCTCGGCGCCCTCGACCTCAAGCTGCGCCGCCAGATGCAGCTGGAGCTCAAGCGCATCCAGACCGAGGTCGGCATCACCTTCGTGCATGTCACCCACGACCAGGAGGAGGCCATGACGATGGCCGACACCGTGGCCGTGATGAACGGCGGCCGGGTCGAACAGCTCGGCGCGCCCGCCGACCTCTACGAGAACCCCGCCACCACCTTCGTCGCCAACTTCCTGGGCACCTCCAACCTCATCGAGGCAGAGGTCGTCGAGGCCGGCGGCGAGGAGCTGCTCCTCAAGGCCGCGGACGCCACCCTGCGGCTGCCCGCCGCCCGGTGCAGCGCCGCGGCCCGCAAGGGCGAGAAGGTGCTGGCCGGGGTACGGCCCGAGAAGGTCTCCCTGACGCACGCCGACGACGCCGGCTCGGTCGCCGACGGCCGCAACCGGCTGCCCGGCCGCATCAAGGACGCCAGCTTCATCGGCGTCTCCACCCAGTACGTCGTCACGGTGCCGGGCCTGGGCGAACTCGCCGTCTACGAGCAGAACGTCGAGCGCGACGGGCGCCTCGTCCCCGGCGCCGAGACCGTCCTGCACTGGAGCCCGGCGCACACCTTCGGCCTCGACGCCGCACAGGACATCCAGGCCGGTGCGGACCTCGACGAGGAGGCCGCGTGA
- a CDS encoding ABC transporter substrate-binding protein: MEHHEQPEPLSPAELTAMRRSLTDGRLAMTRRSLLRASGAMAATVGGLGALSACGIPPAGRTDAGRSTDHSKAEKRISFSNWTEYMDVSDDGKHRPTLEHFTKRTGIAVKYTEDINDNDEFFGKIQAQLAAGQDTGRDLIVLTDWMCARMISLGWIESLDPANLPHAYANLSPQFRSPAWDPGRAHSYPWQGIPAIIAYNKKATGGRKVDSISQLLEDPKLKGRVGFLSEMRDSVGLTLLDMGKRPEDCTADDFDAAIARIQKGVDSKQIRRFTGNDYTTDLDKGDLAACVAWAGDVVQLQNDNPDIGFAIPEAGYMTSSDNLMVPNKARHKENAERLIDYFYEPKVAAKIAAYINYVCPVEGVREELAKIDKKAADNPLIIPDREMAERSHSFRALSAKENKAFTQKFSDLTGA; the protein is encoded by the coding sequence ATGGAGCACCACGAGCAGCCCGAACCCCTGTCCCCGGCCGAACTCACCGCCATGCGCCGTAGCCTGACCGACGGCCGGCTCGCCATGACCCGCCGTTCCCTGCTGCGTGCGAGCGGTGCCATGGCGGCCACGGTCGGCGGGCTCGGTGCCCTGTCGGCCTGCGGAATCCCGCCCGCGGGCCGTACGGACGCCGGCCGCTCCACGGATCATTCCAAGGCGGAGAAGCGGATCAGCTTCTCCAACTGGACCGAGTACATGGACGTCAGCGACGACGGCAAGCACCGGCCGACCCTGGAGCACTTCACGAAGCGCACCGGCATCGCCGTCAAATACACCGAGGACATCAACGACAACGACGAGTTCTTCGGCAAGATCCAGGCACAGCTCGCGGCGGGCCAGGACACCGGCCGGGATCTGATCGTGCTCACCGACTGGATGTGCGCGCGGATGATCTCCCTCGGCTGGATCGAGTCGCTGGACCCGGCCAACCTGCCGCACGCCTACGCCAATCTCTCGCCGCAGTTCCGCAGCCCCGCCTGGGACCCGGGCCGCGCGCACTCCTACCCCTGGCAGGGCATCCCGGCGATCATCGCGTACAACAAGAAGGCCACCGGGGGCCGCAAGGTCGACTCGATCAGCCAGCTGCTGGAGGACCCCAAGCTCAAGGGCCGGGTCGGCTTCCTCTCCGAGATGCGCGACAGCGTCGGACTGACCCTCCTGGACATGGGCAAACGGCCCGAGGACTGCACCGCGGACGACTTCGACGCGGCCATCGCCCGGATCCAGAAGGGCGTGGACTCCAAGCAGATCCGCCGCTTCACCGGCAACGACTACACCACCGACCTGGACAAGGGCGACCTCGCCGCCTGTGTGGCCTGGGCGGGCGATGTCGTCCAGCTCCAGAACGACAACCCGGACATCGGCTTCGCCATCCCCGAGGCCGGCTACATGACGTCCAGCGACAACCTCATGGTGCCGAACAAGGCCCGCCACAAGGAGAACGCCGAACGGCTCATCGACTACTTCTACGAGCCGAAGGTGGCGGCGAAGATCGCGGCGTACATCAACTACGTCTGCCCCGTGGAGGGCGTACGCGAGGAACTCGCCAAGATCGACAAGAAGGCGGCCGACAACCCGCTGATCATTCCGGACCGGGAGATGGCCGAGCGGTCGCACTCCTTCCGGGCCCTGTCCGCCAAGGAGAACAAGGCGTTCACGCAGAAGTTCTCCGACCTCACCGGCGCCTGA
- a CDS encoding gamma-aminobutyraldehyde dehydrogenase — MDHRFDVTERFAEGAQFIAGSLRGGSSGRTQDVVDPATGETVYSYELAGTADVDAAVEAARQAFPEWGGATPGERSDTLHRFAAALAEDAADLAYAESLNCGKPIKLSNEFDVPGSIDNAAFFAGAARHLEGKAAGEYSADHTSVIRREPLGVVGSIAPWNYPLQMAAWKVLPAIAAGNTIVLKPAEITPFTSLLFAQAAQRAGLPDGVLNIVSGAGRDAGERLVGHPSVAMTSFTGSTAVGKRVAEIATGTVKRLHLELGGKAPFVVFDDADLEAAVHGAVAGSLINTGQDCTAATRAYVQRPLYDAFVSGVADLMATVRLGDPFDPSTDLGPLISHTQRDRVAGFVDRARGYATVVTGGEAPGGELAKGAYYRPTLIAGAAQDSEVVQSEIFGPVLVVLPFDSDDEGIALANDTPYGLAASAWSRDVYRTGRATREINAGCVWVNDHIPIISEMPHGGAKASGFGKDMSAYSFEEYTQVKHVMYDNTAVVRKDWHRTIFGDRP; from the coding sequence ATGGATCACCGATTCGATGTCACCGAGCGGTTCGCCGAGGGCGCGCAATTCATCGCAGGCAGTCTCCGCGGCGGCAGCTCCGGCCGTACCCAGGACGTCGTGGACCCGGCGACCGGCGAGACGGTGTACTCCTATGAACTCGCGGGAACGGCGGATGTCGACGCGGCCGTGGAGGCCGCCCGGCAGGCGTTCCCGGAGTGGGGCGGCGCCACTCCGGGGGAGCGCTCCGACACCCTGCACCGTTTCGCCGCCGCGCTCGCCGAGGACGCGGCCGATCTCGCCTACGCGGAATCGCTGAACTGCGGAAAGCCGATCAAGCTCAGCAACGAGTTCGACGTACCGGGCTCGATCGACAACGCCGCCTTCTTCGCGGGCGCCGCCCGCCATCTGGAGGGCAAGGCGGCCGGCGAATACAGCGCCGACCACACCTCCGTCATCCGCCGTGAGCCCCTCGGCGTCGTCGGCTCCATCGCCCCGTGGAACTATCCGCTGCAGATGGCCGCCTGGAAGGTGCTGCCGGCCATCGCCGCGGGCAACACCATCGTCCTCAAGCCGGCCGAGATCACCCCGTTCACCTCGCTGCTGTTCGCCCAGGCCGCCCAGCGCGCCGGCCTGCCCGACGGGGTGCTCAACATCGTCTCCGGGGCGGGCCGGGACGCCGGTGAGCGTCTCGTCGGCCACCCCTCCGTCGCGATGACCTCCTTCACCGGCTCCACGGCCGTCGGCAAGCGGGTCGCCGAGATCGCCACCGGCACGGTCAAGCGACTGCACCTCGAACTCGGCGGCAAGGCCCCCTTCGTCGTCTTCGACGACGCGGATCTGGAGGCCGCCGTCCATGGAGCGGTCGCCGGATCGCTGATCAACACCGGCCAGGACTGCACCGCCGCCACCCGCGCCTACGTGCAGCGCCCGCTCTACGACGCCTTCGTCAGCGGCGTCGCCGACCTGATGGCGACCGTACGGCTCGGCGACCCCTTCGACCCGTCCACCGACCTGGGACCGCTGATCTCGCACACCCAGCGCGACCGGGTGGCCGGCTTCGTCGACCGGGCGCGCGGCTATGCCACGGTCGTCACCGGCGGCGAGGCTCCCGGCGGCGAGCTGGCCAAGGGCGCCTACTACCGGCCGACGCTGATCGCCGGGGCCGCGCAGGACAGCGAGGTCGTGCAGTCCGAGATCTTCGGTCCGGTGCTGGTCGTGCTGCCCTTCGACAGCGACGACGAGGGCATCGCGCTGGCCAACGACACCCCCTACGGGCTGGCCGCCTCCGCCTGGAGCCGGGACGTCTACCGCACCGGCCGCGCCACCCGCGAGATCAACGCGGGCTGTGTCTGGGTCAACGACCACATCCCGATCATCAGCGAGATGCCGCACGGCGGCGCCAAGGCATCCGGCTTCGGCAAGGACATGTCGGCCTACTCCTTCGAGGAGTACACGCAGGTCAAGCACGTCATGTATGACAACACCGCGGTCGTGCGGAAGGACTGGCACCGCACGATCTTCGGGGACCGCCCGTAA
- a CDS encoding NADAR family protein — MMHDGTGITTGDTAGRTADGPRSVEEARQATARGKRLKYVYFWGHSPRRDGSLGASCFSQWWPAPFTVDGVRYATAEHWMMAGKARLFHDAEAERRAIAATHPKQAKDAGRRVRGFDEETWQRHRFGLVVEGSVQKFGQDAALREYLLGTNSRVLVEASPLDRIWGIGLAADDERAADPARWRGLNLLGFALMAARQRLQEEAGAAS, encoded by the coding sequence ATGATGCACGACGGCACGGGGATCACCACAGGGGACACCGCCGGGCGCACCGCGGACGGACCGCGTTCGGTCGAGGAAGCGCGGCAGGCCACCGCCCGCGGGAAACGGCTCAAATACGTCTATTTCTGGGGCCACAGCCCTCGCCGCGACGGCAGCCTCGGCGCGAGCTGCTTCAGCCAGTGGTGGCCCGCCCCCTTCACCGTCGACGGCGTCCGGTACGCCACCGCGGAGCACTGGATGATGGCCGGCAAGGCCCGGCTGTTCCATGACGCGGAAGCGGAGCGGCGCGCGATCGCGGCGACCCACCCGAAGCAGGCCAAGGACGCCGGGCGCCGGGTCCGCGGCTTCGACGAGGAGACCTGGCAGCGGCACCGCTTCGGCCTGGTCGTCGAGGGCAGCGTCCAGAAGTTCGGCCAGGACGCCGCACTGCGCGAGTACCTGCTCGGCACGAACTCCCGGGTGCTGGTCGAGGCCAGTCCACTGGACCGCATATGGGGCATCGGCCTCGCCGCCGACGACGAGCGGGCCGCGGACCCGGCACGCTGGCGGGGTCTGAATCTGCTGGGCTTCGCGCTGATGGCGGCCCGGCAGCGGCTGCAGGAAGAGGCCGGAGCGGCGTCGTAG
- a CDS encoding adenosine deaminase: MSDLDAFIAGLPKAELHVHHVGSASPRIVSELAARHPDSAVPTDPEALADYFTFRDFAHFIEVYLSVVDLIRDAEDVRLLTYEVARDMARQQIRYAELTLTPFSSTRRGIPDAAFVEAIEDARKAAESELGVVLRWCFDIPGEAGLEAAEETARIACDLQPEGLVSFGLGGPEIGVPRPQFKPYFDRARAAGLRSVPHAGETTGPGTIWDALNELGAERIGHGTSATQDPRLLAHLAEHRIPLEVCPTSNIATRAVRTLEEHPLKEMADAGVLVTINSDDPPMFGTDLNTEYAVAARLLGLDATGLAALAKNAVEASFMDTPAKARLSAEIDTYTTSWH, from the coding sequence TTGTCCGATCTCGATGCCTTCATCGCGGGCCTGCCCAAGGCGGAGCTGCACGTCCACCACGTCGGATCGGCCTCGCCGCGCATCGTCTCCGAACTGGCGGCGCGGCACCCCGACTCCGCCGTCCCCACCGACCCCGAAGCGCTGGCCGACTACTTCACCTTCCGCGACTTCGCGCACTTCATCGAGGTCTATCTCTCCGTCGTGGACCTGATCCGCGATGCCGAGGACGTCCGGCTGCTGACGTACGAGGTCGCCCGGGACATGGCGCGGCAGCAGATCCGCTACGCCGAGCTGACCCTCACCCCCTTCAGCTCGACCCGTCGCGGCATCCCCGACGCCGCGTTCGTCGAGGCCATCGAGGACGCCCGCAAGGCGGCGGAGTCGGAGCTGGGCGTGGTGCTGCGCTGGTGCTTCGACATCCCCGGGGAGGCGGGCCTGGAGGCCGCGGAGGAGACCGCCAGGATCGCCTGCGATCTGCAGCCCGAGGGACTGGTCTCGTTCGGTCTCGGCGGCCCGGAGATCGGGGTGCCGCGCCCGCAGTTCAAGCCGTACTTCGACCGCGCCCGCGCGGCCGGTCTGCGCTCCGTACCGCACGCCGGGGAGACCACCGGCCCCGGCACGATCTGGGACGCCCTCAACGAGCTGGGCGCCGAGCGCATCGGCCACGGCACCAGCGCCACCCAGGACCCCCGGCTGCTGGCCCATCTCGCCGAGCACCGCATCCCGCTGGAGGTCTGCCCCACCTCCAACATCGCCACCCGCGCGGTGCGCACCCTGGAGGAGCACCCCCTCAAGGAGATGGCCGACGCGGGCGTGCTGGTCACCATCAACAGCGATGACCCGCCGATGTTCGGCACGGACCTCAACACCGAATACGCCGTCGCCGCCCGGCTGCTGGGGCTGGACGCCACGGGCCTGGCCGCCCTGGCCAAGAACGCCGTCGAGGCCTCCTTCATGGACACACCGGCCAAGGCCCGCCTGTCGGCCGAGATCGACACGTACACGACGTCATGGCACTGA
- a CDS encoding polyamine ABC transporter substrate-binding protein, with amino-acid sequence MADLSRRALLRGMGGLGVTGALAAMTGCGVPPAYVEAADRGGPDRSARDRRLVFANWPLYIDVDDQHKQRRPTLDAFARRTGISVTYTEEINDNDEFFGKISPALMNHQSTGRDLIVISDWMCARFVRLGWVQEMDRAAQPHVARHLDPLLRSPHFDPGRKHSVPWQSGITGIAYNRKKLGREIKHTADLWKDDLRGRVTLLSGLDESFAMLMQGNGVDITRWTADDFYRMTDQIRRLVSKGHIRRFTGNDYIKDLDSGDVLAAQAYSGDVIQLQADNPDIEFVVPQEGAELWAESLLIPNLAEHKRSAERLIDYYYRPEVAADLAAWVNYVCPVPAAREVLAASKDKERAALAEDPLIFPDDAMRKRLVIARDITSKERTAFAKEWNAIVGL; translated from the coding sequence ATGGCTGATCTTTCGCGGCGGGCGCTGCTCCGGGGTATGGGCGGACTGGGTGTGACGGGGGCGCTGGCCGCCATGACCGGATGCGGGGTGCCGCCGGCCTATGTCGAGGCGGCGGACCGCGGAGGCCCGGACCGTTCGGCACGGGACCGCAGGCTCGTCTTCGCCAACTGGCCGCTCTACATCGACGTCGACGACCAGCACAAGCAGCGCCGTCCCACTCTTGACGCCTTCGCGCGGCGCACCGGGATCTCCGTCACGTACACCGAGGAGATCAACGACAACGACGAGTTCTTCGGCAAGATCAGCCCGGCGCTGATGAACCACCAGAGCACCGGCCGCGACCTGATCGTCATCAGCGACTGGATGTGCGCCCGGTTCGTCCGGCTGGGCTGGGTGCAGGAGATGGACCGTGCCGCCCAGCCGCATGTCGCACGGCATCTCGATCCGCTGCTGCGCTCCCCGCACTTCGACCCCGGCCGCAAGCACTCCGTTCCCTGGCAGTCCGGGATCACCGGTATCGCCTACAACCGCAAGAAGCTCGGCCGGGAGATCAAGCACACCGCCGACCTGTGGAAGGACGATCTGCGCGGCCGGGTCACCCTGCTCTCCGGGCTCGATGAATCATTCGCGATGCTCATGCAGGGCAACGGGGTGGACATCACCCGCTGGACGGCCGACGACTTCTACCGGATGACCGACCAGATCCGCCGCCTCGTGAGCAAGGGCCACATCAGGCGGTTCACCGGCAACGACTACATCAAGGACCTGGACTCCGGGGATGTGCTCGCCGCCCAGGCCTACTCGGGCGATGTGATCCAGCTCCAGGCGGACAACCCGGACATCGAGTTCGTGGTGCCGCAGGAGGGCGCGGAACTCTGGGCGGAGAGCCTGCTGATCCCCAACCTCGCCGAGCACAAGCGCAGCGCCGAGCGGCTGATCGACTACTACTACCGCCCGGAGGTGGCCGCGGACCTGGCCGCCTGGGTCAACTATGTCTGCCCCGTGCCGGCCGCGCGTGAGGTCCTCGCCGCCTCCAAGGACAAGGAGCGCGCCGCACTCGCCGAGGACCCGCTGATCTTCCCCGATGACGCGATGCGCAAGCGGCTGGTCATCGCCCGCGACATCACGTCGAAGGAGCGGACCGCGTTCGCCAAGGAGTGGAACGCGATCGTGGGGCTGTGA